In Brachybacterium fresconis, the genomic stretch GGGGAGGGCGAACGAGTCGTACTCGTGGCGCGGTATTCGCACCGGGCCGTTGACGGCGATGCGGGCCACGGAGACGTGCGGGCCGAGGACTCGGCGGCTGCCCTGGCCGAGGTGGGCTGTCGCGTTGTCGATCGCGAGGTCTCCGCGAGCGCCTACTGGGGAGACGAGCACGGCGTGGCCGTCGTGCAGAGCGCCGTGCAGTTTCTGAGGTGTGAAGCGTCCTGCGTCGGTGATGCGGCGGTCTCCGATCACGGTGGGGAACGAGCGGCCTACGCGCTGTTCGAGGGTGGCGGGGTCGTGGCTGGCCAGCTCGGGCAGTGTGCGCTCGCTTCCTGGGTGGGCCAGCAGGGTCATCGCCACGAGGGTGGTGGTTCCTGCGCCTCCCGTGAGGCCGAGGAAGGTGAGCGTGGTCATGGCCTTTGCGGCTCCTTGTCCTTCTGGTCTGCCGCTGTCTGTGCGACCTGAACGACGTAGGGGCGTTCCCCGCGGCGGACGTACCGGCCGCGCCCCGGCGGCATCCGCTCGGGGTAGACGCGGGGCAGGAGAGGACCTTCGCCGCGGTCGCCGGACATGAGCAGGGTCGCACCGCCGGTCTCGCGGATTCCGAGGAGCATCGGAGAGTACATCGCCCGGCTCGCGCCGGCGACGGGGCGGGCGAGGACGATGTGCAGCCCGAGGTCGCGGGCCGAGGGGAGGTGCGTCATGAGCTCGGCGAGGGGCTCTTGGCCGCCGGCGGCGATGATGTCGTGGTCATCGATCAGCAGAACCACGCGGGGAGCGTTCGTGCGTTCCTCGGGTGAGCGGGATGGTCGTTTGTCCATCTCGATGGCGATCGAGGCGGCCAGTCCTGTCGCCTGCTTGAGCGAGGTGGCATGGGCGGCGAGGTAGCTCTCGGGGATGATGTCCGGGACGTGCCCGCGTGAGTCGATCACGGCGATGGCGAGCTCGTCCGGGGTGTACCTGGACATCAGTCCTTCGGCGATGGTGCGCAGGGTGGTCGTCTTGCCGCTCTTGGCGTCGCCGAGGACCAGGAGATGCTGGTCGCCGTCCTGGAGGTCCCAGAAGGCCGCATCCATCGTGTCCTGGCGCAGGCCGAGGGGGACGGCGTGCGGCTCGTCGAGTTCGTCCGGCAGGTCGCCGGCCGACAGCTGGGCGGGAAGAAGGCGGATCGGTGCTGCTGCCGGCCCGCTCCAGGACCGCGCGGACTGCTGGGCGAGGTCTTCGAGGGCGTCGCCGAGCTCGCTGTGGTCGACGTACTCCAGAGTCGGGAGGGCGACCTGGGCGAGCAGACCGGGGTCAGACAGGGCGCGTCCGGGGATGTCGGCAGGGATGGTCGCGGCGAGCTTGCGGTCGATGAGCGAGTCGGAGGAGTCGTTCAGCCTCAGCTCGATGCGATTGCCGAACAGGGACTGGTGGGCCATGCGCAGCTCGCCCCAGCGGTTCAGCGTGAGCACGATATGGATGCCGTAGCTGGACGCGCGGGACATGACATGGGTGAAGGGCCCTTCGAGCGATTCGAGCTCGCTGCGGATCGCGCCGTACCCGTCGACCAGGAGGACGATGTCTGAGCTGGGGAGGTGGGGCAGGCGGCCCGCTGCGTGGAGCTTTCGCAGGTGGGGCATCGACTCGATGCCGTGCTCCTTGAACAGTCGCTCGCGGGCGGAGATCGTGCTCGTCAGCTCTTCGATCAATCTGGAGATCCTCGCCTCGTCGCCCCGGGTGGCGACGCCGCCGACGTGGGGGAAGGCCTCGAGCCGGCGCAGTCCCGAGCCGGACAGGTCCATGCCGTAGATCGCCACCTCGGCGGGGGTCCGACTGAGCGCGAGCGATGCCCCGAGGGTGCGCAGCAGCGTGCTGCGGCCGGATTGAGGGGCCCCGGTGATGACCAGATGCCCGCCGGCGCGCGTCAGATCGACGCGCCAGGGGGACTGCGACTGGCGGGCCGGGTCGTCCTGGAGGCCGAGGACCACATCGAGTCCCGAGCGGCGGCCAGAGTCCTCCTGCTCGGCCCTTTCGAGCACGTGCCCGAGAGCGAGCTGCGGTTCCAGCGGAGGGAGCCAGACCGGGGGCAGGGCGTCCGGGCCGGAGCGGACGTGGTCGACCATCTCATCGACCAGGCTCCGTCCGACCTCGGGCCGGTGCAGTACCGGGGAGTCCGGGGCGTCCTCGCCGGCGCTGATTCCATTGAACACCGGCACGAGGAAGGCCTTGGCCTCGTCTCCCGTGTCGCGCTGTTGTCCGGGCGCGGCCACCGGGCCGGAGACGAATCCGGCGCGGAATCGTTGGTAGATGCTGGTGTCGACCTTGAGGTAGCCGTAGCCGGGAAGCGACGGCAGGTTGAAGGCATCGTTGGTGTCCAGCACGATCTGGGACTCGGCCTCGCTGAAGGTGCGCAGTCCCAGGCGGTAGGAGAGATACGTGTCCAGGCCGCGCAGCTGGCCGCCCTCGATGCGCTGGCTGGCCAGCAGCAGGTGCACGCCGATCGAGCGGCCGATGCGCCCGA encodes the following:
- the eccCa gene encoding type VII secretion protein EccCa, giving the protein MSAGRLASRPTRTVQPLDQPDPIDLAAPPVMADDSATTPLQFFLPVIGAVTSVTMMVVLRNGQPLFMLVAAIVFLVAIVGGIVFAVSSRGRAVRQMRTQRERYLDYLERTRGELRGHSDSALTEAEQLHPSPDALVNFARDPARRWERRRSDSDHLDARIGTASLPWFDLRIPAPESPVEPQDPVLLDEAKLLRETTASIPGMPAVARVGSASVVSVIGAREHTVPVIRALLAQLASHQLPEDVRIAAAFDPEHAADWRGIDLLPHSQSSDLFDGPVPARRIAPSIGSLAHVLGPELIDRSQAAASTRRQGPRQPGLRISSLIVVADQHGGEATSLRMPDSNMDPHELEIVQIHLLDDRLHEPDDVDIRIDLRAEPTITHRARAADAATIAFTPDEMPSWQFSALARELAAHRTTQIAAGDSTGDDSLDITDLLGIDPQNPPPLAQLWKPRASSEFLRAPFAVDDSGGPVHLDLKEAAQQGMGPHGICIGATGAGKSEALRTLVLSLALSHPPEDLSMILMDYKGGAAFAPFSGLPHLAGLIDNLADDPQLTVRARSSLQGEVVRRQQMLKAADSSPSITHYRELRTQRPDLPPMPHLLVVIDEFGELLTAEREFIDLFLQIGRIGRSIGVHLLLASQRIEGGQLRGLDTYLSYRLGLRTFSEAESQIVLDTNDAFNLPSLPGYGYLKVDTSIYQRFRAGFVSGPVAAPGQQRDTGDEAKAFLVPVFNGISAGEDAPDSPVLHRPEVGRSLVDEMVDHVRSGPDALPPVWLPPLEPQLALGHVLERAEQEDSGRRSGLDVVLGLQDDPARQSQSPWRVDLTRAGGHLVITGAPQSGRSTLLRTLGASLALSRTPAEVAIYGMDLSGSGLRRLEAFPHVGGVATRGDEARISRLIEELTSTISARERLFKEHGIESMPHLRKLHAAGRLPHLPSSDIVLLVDGYGAIRSELESLEGPFTHVMSRASSYGIHIVLTLNRWGELRMAHQSLFGNRIELRLNDSSDSLIDRKLAATIPADIPGRALSDPGLLAQVALPTLEYVDHSELGDALEDLAQQSARSWSGPAAAPIRLLPAQLSAGDLPDELDEPHAVPLGLRQDTMDAAFWDLQDGDQHLLVLGDAKSGKTTTLRTIAEGLMSRYTPDELAIAVIDSRGHVPDIIPESYLAAHATSLKQATGLAASIAIEMDKRPSRSPEERTNAPRVVLLIDDHDIIAAGGQEPLAELMTHLPSARDLGLHIVLARPVAGASRAMYSPMLLGIRETGGATLLMSGDRGEGPLLPRVYPERMPPGRGRYVRRGERPYVVQVAQTAADQKDKEPQRP